The genomic window GCACCACTTTATCCAGCCCGCCTGGCCAAATTGCGCGAGCGCCTGCTGCACCAGGCGGCGCCACGCCGGCAAATCGGGCAGAGGCGCCGGCGCAGCGGGGCTACGTCTCCAGCCAGGCGAGAAAATCGGTGGCGTCCGCCTCAAGCGATGTTGCACTGCCAAGCGTCAGGATCACCTGATAACGTTCCCCCTGACGCCGCCAGCTCAGGCGCGGCAAGGAAACGCTGCGCCGCGTCGAGGACGGCGAAATGGCGCACCGCAGCGCCGTACGGCCAGGGCAGAACCAGCTGCCGAACACCGGGCGCCGCCGGCAGCAAATGGGCATTGAGGTGTTGCCGCAGGGTGGAGATAAGCAGTGACAGCATAACGGACCGTTTATTTCAAAACCGGAATAATGAGAGGGATTATACGTATGGTGGGGAGTAAAACAAAACGCACCGTACACAGCAGCAGGGATAAAAAATGCGCAGGCCACGGCACCGTGACGCTGCGCATATTCGGCGGGCTGCACGCGGGAGGACAGCGGCGGCGCCGCGGCGTCATTCCGTCCGGCGCCCTTAACGACGAGCCAGCAGCAACCCTACAATCAACCCAACAGACGCGCCGATACCGACGCCGTGCCAGGGATTTTCCTGCACGTAATCATCCGCGGCGCTCACCGCCCTGCCGGGCTTTCAGATAATAGGTGTCGGACGCCTGACTCACCCGCGTTTTAACATCATCCAGCACCTGCTGCGCGCGGGGGTCTTCAGCTCGACATATTTTTGATCGGTTTTATCGCCGGAATAAGCCAGCACTTCTTCCAGCGTTTCGGACAAGAGCTGCATTCATCGTCGACATGTGTTTTGTGCGGCTGAAGGGATCGTTAGGTGTAGTCATCATTGTTCTCCGTGTTCTGATGGAGGGCGTCAGACTAACTATAGGCAAAAAATGCCCGTACCGGAGGACTATTCTCGCCGGAGCAATCCGAAAAAACGGGCTTTGGCTGATGATCATCGCCGTAAGGCGCATCGACGCCGCGGGGACACTACCCGCAGCGCTCAGTTAGAGAATGGGGTACGCCAATTGCACCAGGGTAATGAGCGGCTGCGGATACAGACCCAGCAACAACACCAGCAGCGAGGAGATAAGCACCACCACCCCGCCGGCGGTCAGCGCCCAGTTGGAGGGCATATCGCGGCGCAGATTTTCCGGCGGCGACAGGTACAGACTGACCATGATGCGCAGGTAGTAGAACAGCCCGATGGCGCTCCCGGCGACGACCGCGCCGGTCAACCAGCCCAGGTGGCTGTTCACGCCCAGAGCAATGACGTAGAACTTGCCGATAAAGCCAAGGGTCATGGGGATCCCCGCCAGCGACAACATCATCACCGTCAGTACAGATGACAACAGCGGCTTATGCCAAAACAGACCCCGGTAAGAATACAGCGAATCCGCATCCTCGCCGGTGTAGGTGCTGGACATCAGACTGACGACGCCGAACGCCCCCAGACTGGCAAACAGATATCCCGCTAAATAAACGCCGACGGTTTCCAGCGCCAGCGTATGGGCCTGCACCACAATTAATCCCACCAGCAAATAGCCCAGATGGGCGATGGAGGAATAGCCCAGCACCCGTTTGATGTTGCTCTGGCTTAGTGCCATCAGGTTGCCGAACAGCATAGAGGCGAAGGCGATAATCGCCAACACCAGCCGCACCGTATCGCTGTGCGTCACCGGCGCATATAAAAACAGGCGCATAACGACCGCGAAAATCGCGATTTTACTGGCGGTGGCCAGGAAGGTCGACACCGGCACGGGCGCGCCCTGATAGACATCCGGCGTCCACAAATGGAACGGCACCAGCGACAACTTGAAGCCAAGACCGACCACCATCATCCCCAGGCCCGCCAGTAGCACCGGCTGCGTCAGCATGGTGTCATTAAGCGTCTGACCGAGGGCGGTGAAAGACAACTGGCCGGTTTGGGCATACACCAGCGCCATACCAAACAGCAAGAAAGACGCCGCCGCCGCCGACAGCAGCGTGTATTTGATGCTAGCTTCCAGCGAGCGCTTTTGGCGAAACGCATAGCCCACCATGCCAAACAGCGGCAGCGAAATCAGCTCAATACCCAGGAACAGCGCCGCCAGATGGTTGGCGCTGGCCAGCAGAATACCGCCCATAGTGGCAATCAGCACCAGCAGATAGAACTCGTCGCGGTTGCCCGGATAACCCGCCAGCCAAGCGTAGGCCAGCGTGCTGGTCGCCAGACTGGCCACCAGCACCAACCCGGTATAGAACATGGAAAACCCGTCGACGCGCATCAGCGGCGTCACATCCATCGGGCCGTTTTGCGTCACAAACCACAGCGACAGCAGCGCCAGGTTAATCCCGATAACCGTCAGGGTGGAGTTAATAAAATGGTTGCGTCGCCACGCAATGCACAGCATCACAACCACCACCGTCAATCCGACGATCAACAGCGGTAATAATGCGATCAGTTGTTGAGGAGTTATTGTCATGGCGAATTACGGCCTTGTCGTTGAAATAGTGGAACCGGCGTCGGCGGCGAACCAGTGCTGAATGTTGCTCATGGCGGCGGCTGAAGTATCCATAATCGGCTGCGGGAAGAACCCGAGCAGCAGCACCAGCACCACCAGCAACAAAATAATCAACCGTTCGCGCAGCGTCATGCCCGGCAGCGGCTCAGTAGATTTGGCCGGGCCGTAATACGCGCGCTGCATCATGATAAGCGAGTAGACCGACGCGAACACCAGACCAAACGTGGAAATCACCGTAATCACAGGTACCACCGGGAAACTGCCGAACAAAATGGTAATCTCGCCAACAAAGTTGCCGGTGCCCGGCATCCCGAGCGTTGCAACGGCGAAGAACAGCGACAACGCCGGAATAAAGCTCAGCCGGCCCCACAGACCGCCCATCTGCCGCATATCGCGGGCGTGCAAACGCTCATACAGCTGGCCGCAAATGATGAACATGCCGGCGGCCGACAAACCGTGGGCGATCATCTGTACCACCGCGCCCTGATAGGCCAGCTGGCTGCCGCTGTAGATGGCGATCAGCACAAAGCCCATATGGGACACGCTGGTATAGGCGATAAGGCGCTTGATATCGGTTTGCGAAAACGCCATCCAGGCGCCGTAGAAAATGCCTACCACGCCCAGCCACATGGCGATGTG from Sodalis glossinidius str. 'morsitans' includes these protein-coding regions:
- the nuoN gene encoding NADH-quinone oxidoreductase subunit NuoN — encoded protein: MTITPQQLIALLPLLIVGLTVVVVMLCIAWRRNHFINSTLTVIGINLALLSLWFVTQNGPMDVTPLMRVDGFSMFYTGLVLVASLATSTLAYAWLAGYPGNRDEFYLLVLIATMGGILLASANHLAALFLGIELISLPLFGMVGYAFRQKRSLEASIKYTLLSAAAASFLLFGMALVYAQTGQLSFTALGQTLNDTMLTQPVLLAGLGMMVVGLGFKLSLVPFHLWTPDVYQGAPVPVSTFLATASKIAIFAVVMRLFLYAPVTHSDTVRLVLAIIAFASMLFGNLMALSQSNIKRVLGYSSIAHLGYLLVGLIVVQAHTLALETVGVYLAGYLFASLGAFGVVSLMSSTYTGEDADSLYSYRGLFWHKPLLSSVLTVMMLSLAGIPMTLGFIGKFYVIALGVNSHLGWLTGAVVAGSAIGLFYYLRIMVSLYLSPPENLRRDMPSNWALTAGGVVVLISSLLVLLLGLYPQPLITLVQLAYPIL